A window of Mangifera indica cultivar Alphonso chromosome 11, CATAS_Mindica_2.1, whole genome shotgun sequence contains these coding sequences:
- the LOC123229150 gene encoding transcription factor bHLH93-like: MELSENGFSEEFLSLRRDTWETIPTEMDGLFSSDWSYGCYDQNPPPILPNSYCQPFSAPFEQDFNYDFSEVYCPFVDELSAPQLTDSSMNTLDTPPFPIQEDFPLAMMGDEEANNLLADDFQNLEMQSSSCKVEPIHESPEIPVFKMGTCPERMNRSKKVEGQPSKNLMAERRRRKRLNDRLSMLRSIVPKISKMDRTSILGDTIDYVKELIEKINNLQQEIEADSSHIEKLGICKDVKPNESLVRNAPKFGVERRNMDTRIEICCPAKSGLLLSTVTTLEALGLEIEQCVISCFNDFSVQASCSEEMKHRMLISSEDIKQALFRNAGYGGRCL, encoded by the exons ATGGAGCTTAGTGAAAATGGTTTCTCGGAGGAATTCTTGTCTCTAAGAAGAGACACTTGGGAGACCATCCCTACAGAAATGGATGGACTCTTCTCTAGTGATTGGAGTTATGGTTGCTATGATCAAAACCCACCTCCCATTCTTCCAAATTCTTATTGTCAGCCTTTTTCTGCACCATTTGAACAAGATTTCAACTACGACTTCAGTGAAGTCTATTGTCCATTTGTTGATGAATTGTCAGCACCTCAGCTTACTGATTCATCAATGAATACACTTGATACACCGCCATTTCCAATTCAAGAAGACTTTCCGTTGGCCATGATGGGCGATGAAGAAGCTAATAATCTACTTGCGGATGATTTCCAAAATCTCGAGATGCAATCTTCATCTTGCAAAGTTGAGCCAATTCACGAGTCTCCTGAAATCCCAGTTTTCAAAATGGGAACTTGTCCCGAACGAATGAACAGAAGTAAGAAGGTGGAGGGGCAGCCATCAAAAAATCTAATGGCCGAGAGAAGGCGAAGGAAGCGCTTAAATGACCGCCTCTCAATGCTTAGATCCATAGTTCCTAAAATAAGCAAG ATGGACAGGACTTCTATACTTGGAGATACCATAGACTACGTGAAAGAGCTCATAGAGAAAATCAACAACTTGCAACAAGAAATTGAAGCAGATTCAAGTCATATCGAGAAGCTGGGCATTTGTAAGGATGTGAAGCCAAATGAGAGTTTAGTAAGAAATGCACCAAAG TTTGGCGTGGAAAGAAGAAATATGGATACCAGAATTGAGATTTGCTGTCCAGCGAAGTCAGGATTGTTGTTATCAACAGTAACAACCCTGGAAGCATTAGGCCTTGAGATTGAACAATGTGTTATCAGCTGCTTTAATGACTTTTCGGTCCAAGCTTCCTGCTCAGAG GAAATGAAGCATAGAATGCTTATAAGCTCTGAGGACATAAAGCAGGCATTATTTAGAAATGCAGGCTATGGAGGACGATGTCTGTAG
- the LOC123228905 gene encoding phosphoglycerate mutase-like protein 1 produces MDSITGTSLYPSHRCKTIHLVRHAQGIHNVAGEKDYDAYNSYDYFDAHLTPLGWQQVDNLHKHVHVTGLSKRIELVITSPLLRTMQTAVGVFGGEGYADGIDAPPLMVEKAGNSDRPAISSLNCPPFIAFELCREHLGVHPCDKRRSISEYQTLFPAIDFSLIEADEDILWTADTRETNEHVAKRGMEFMNWLWTRKEKEIAVVTHSGFLYHTLSAFGNDCHPSIKSEICKHFANCELRSMVIVDRSMLGSDSATTNFPGKIPSGLDLPSDVAAEKHLVN; encoded by the exons ATGGATTCCATCACTGGCACAAGTTTGTACCCATCTCACCGATGTAAAACTATTCACCTG GTGAGACATGCTCAGGGTATTCACAATGTAGCAGGGGAAAAGGACTATGATGCTTACAATTCTTACGATTATTTTGATGCACACCTTACTCCACTCGGCTGGCAGCAG GTGGATAATTTGCACAAGCATGTTCATGTAACTGGACTTTCTAAGAGAATTGAGTTGGTCATCACTTCCCCTTTATTAAG GACCATGCAAACAGCAGTAGGAGTCTTTGGTGGTGAAGGGTACGCAGATGGGATAGATGCACCTCCATTGATGGTGGAAAAAGCAGGGAACAGTGATCGTCCTGCAATCTCAAGTCTAAATTGCCCACCATTTATTGCATTTGAGCTTTGCCGAGAACATTTG GGAGTTCATCCATGTGATAAGAGAAGAAGTATCAGCGAGTACCAAACTCTTTTTCCTGCTATTGATTTTTCACTG ATAGAAGCTGATGAGGACATTTTGTGGACGGCTGACACCAGAGAGACGAATGAACATGTTGCAAAGAGGGGAATGGAGTTTATGAACTG GCTGTGGACAcggaaagagaaagagattgcAGTTGTTACTCACAGTGGATTCTTATATCATACCCTAAGTGCTTTTGGAAACGATTGCCATCCATCTATAAAGAGTGAAATATGTAAACA CTTTGCAAATTGTGAGCTTCGCTCAATGGTTATTGTTGATAGAAG TATGTTGGGTTCAGATTCTGCTACAACTAATTTCCCTGGAAAGATTCCCAGTGGTCTTGATCTACCAAGTGATGTTGCTGCTGAGAAGCATCTGGTAAATTAA